Genomic DNA from Pongo pygmaeus isolate AG05252 chromosome 16, NHGRI_mPonPyg2-v2.0_pri, whole genome shotgun sequence:
TTGGGGTGACAGGTAAAGAATCTACTCTATGCCTAGCTCTATGCCAGACCCCTCACCTACATGGTCCTATCTAAATTCCATGAGAGCTGTAGCTATTACGCCTGTCATTGTCTGGCCAGGAGCAGGTGCCCAGAACACATTTACTGAAGGAGTGGACAGGAATCATGAAGCCAGATTTAAACTAGAGTCCTGCCTGATCCAGATCACAGGGTCCTTTTCATGATCCTCGCTAAATACCTAAAGGCCCTCAGAGCCCAGTTTCTATAGACCTGGGAGAGGAAGAGCAGGGGCCAGAGGTGCAGAGGTCACATACCCGGGCATTGCTGGCAGTGAGCCATGTGGGCTCCACAGCCCGGCGAGTGATGGTGCCGGCAGTCACCACTTGGGGCAGGATGGCCCCATAGAGGCCTTCCTCATCATAGTCAGGGTGCCTGGTGGGGTGCAGGGGAAGGAAATGGGTCTTAGCAGGTCGCTTTGGCCCTAGGACCTACCACCTCACCTCAGTCCTCCTATCCCTGCAACCACTCAGCAGGCCATACCTGATCACAGCACGGGGCAGAGCTGACCTGGGCAGCCACACCACCATCTGGGAGCTGTGGGGACAGACAAGGTGAGGCTCAGCACAGCCACGGGAAGCAGAATGTATCCCGCATCCCACCATGGTCCTCACCTGCCCACCTCCAGGACTGCTATACTCCATGACCCAGCCTCACTAACTGGACTCAAGGTGAGCCCTGGCTCAGCCAAGACCTGGGGCCCTATGACGCACCAATCAAGAGCATAAACCATCTGGGAACCGGCCAGGCCTCTGAGTGAGCTTCCGCTCCTCTCCTGGAGGCATCCATGAGGCGCTCCTTCCACCACTGCCTCTTCCTACACACAGGCAGACTTCACCATCCCAACACCCACTCTGCTCGCCAGTGTGCTGATGGCCACAACCACCTTGGAAATGGCCTTCAAGATGAATACATTTGCCATTCCAGACTACAAGACCCAGCTCCCAGCCCCCAACAGGGCTTACAGGCCACCAGCTCTCCATGGTCCTCAGCCATATCCCATGGCTCCAGCAGTTACACCAAGAAGTTCTGTTGGAGTTACGAAGGGCTCTCATGGTCCTACAGCACCATTCTTTTTACATTAACAGGGAAACTGAAGCTAGAGGGGAGACCTGCCCAAGGTCCATGGCACCAGGACCAAAAGTAGCCAGGCCTCTAGACCATAGTCAGGCTGGCCCTCTGTGGGAATCCAGGGTTAGTCAGGGGTCCCTGGATGGGAAGAGACGGGAAAGGCATCCCAGGACTCCTCCCATGGTGGCCCACCTGATACGTTTATGGGCGTTCCTCCAGAAAGAAATCATTTTGTTGATTTCCAGAGCACGGGGCCCACTGGCACCTCCTGGGCCAGCCTGCAGGGTGCCATCCTCCATCTTGGGCAGGAAGTCCTTGGCAAAGGGGCTTCCCACATTACAGCTATTACCATCCTAGACAGAGCAAAGGAAGCAGGGGCTGGAGGCAGGTGGCAGACCCCTGGGTGGGGAACCAACGTGAGTACCTGCACTTCTACCAACACTGAGCCCAGAACCTCAGCAGTCTGAGGCAAATCCCTGATTGTatcacgcacgcacgcacacacacacacgtgcacacacatgccccctaagacacacagacacaagcAAACCTGGCTCCCCGCATAATAACAAATCGGCATAACCTATCATGTACCAGATGTCGTACCAAACATACGACGTGCCCCATGTCATTTAATTCCACCACCACACCCCTTGCCACTCGACTttcattagaaaaacaaaagctgagagatgaCAGTATGTGCCTGAAATCACACTCTGTCCCACTACTAGTCATTCCCACAAAAAGGATAGTCTCAGGTGTGTCACTCTGAAGGCCTGCTGTGGGCCTTGAACAGAATGAGGAAACACCACAGGACAGGCCATGACCCAGGACACACCTTGTGAGGCAGCTTGAAAAACCAGCAGCCAGGGATGTCCACGTCGTTGTAAGGTCCATTGCCATGGTGATAGCTGGGCTGGGTGTCCTTGGGGCCACCACGGGCAGTCTGTGAGGGCCACACACCTAGATCAGGCCCTGCTCCAGCACCTGCATTCAGCAAGGGCCATGGGGTAGGGGGTGGGAAAAGGGCCTGAAACTGTCGTCATCAGCTGGGAAATGACAAGATGGCCATGAGGTCTCACTCAGGCTTTCTCCTTGGCCTCCAACACGTGTGGGGCCTCCCAGGGGCAGGATGGCATCTCCAACCCCCCTAAGACCTAGGGAACTCTGGCTGGGAAGAACTAGTGGGCAAGAAGAAGCCCTTTCCACCCAGCACCCACCCAGAGAACCCCTGAGCCGGCGCACTGCTCACCAGAGCTAGGGGTTGACCTGGCACTGGAGCTCGCAAGTTCTCCATCTTGGCCTCAGCCTCCACTTCTAAGTAATCCAGTTCTTCTACCTGGAGCGGTCCAAGGACCAAAGTAGTGAAGCAGGGCACTGGGTAGGCTCCAATCCACCAGCCCCTCCCTGCGTGGTACTCAGACACTGCAGGCCAGTCTGGGGTGAGCCACCAGTGCCAGACTCCCACCCAAAAAGGCTGCCCCTTCCCTGGGTGGAATACAGAGACCGCCCCTCCCCAAAGCTCAGGTTCAGAGCCTGCCCTCACCGTTTGCCATATGGCACTATTGTCAGTGAGCAGGAACTCCTCGGCCAGGCCGGCCTCCTGGGGTATCAGCTGCTGCTTCCCCTGTTCAAGACAGTGCTTCCTGTACAGGGACTCGATGGCTCTGGGCAGAGAACAGCAGGAGCAGCCTCTGATTACCAGATGCCCACTCTGGACCAGGCAGCTTGCTAGTGCCTTCCACAATTCCCTTTGTTTAGTCCTCAGAATCAGCTCTGAGGCGGAACCAGACAGCACTTTCCCGGGTTTTAGACAGGGATTGATTGACAAACTGAAAATGACAGCACCCTGGCAGCAGGCTGGGGTTCGAGGCCTTATCTCACTCAAATCCAAGTTCCTCTTACACTACGAAGCTGCCGTCTCAAGAGAAGTTCTGAGAGCACAGCAGGGGGAGGACAGGACCAAAGGCCCAGCTGCAGGCTGGCTCCTGTCAGCTCACCTACCCTTGGGCTCAAAGGAACAAGGCCAGTCTTATCCCCTTTGGTCCTATGGCCCCATAAGACTCAGGCTACCCTGAAGAGCCAGGACTCTTAATTCTGGGCCACTGTAAAAAGTTTCTCCCCAACACCTGCTTGTCTAAAGCTCAGGGTCTGTGATCTTAAGTCAACCAAGCCTTTGTCAACTACAATATGGGGATAACCATTCTAGCTCATGGGACTCCTTGGGGAACAAATGAGGGAAGCACTGCTTGGCCCATAATTATCACTCAAATTATATACACACTTTTTTAAAAGCCCATCTCCCTGCTATTTGTAACAGCCCTCTGCATGTTCCTGTGAAGGCAGCTGTGCTTCTGGGCCCAAGAGTAGGGCCTTTAGTCCTCCCCACTCTGAACATCTCAACATACTCCCTCCCAGGGCTCGAGATCCAGAGGGTAAGGGTagccatggaaaaaaaaatctgaactcagactccttttgtgtgtgtgtatgtgtgtgtgtgtttttaaatttttttcctgttttcccttCTTCTGAACCCAGACTCTTGAACCCAAACTCTTTCCACTAGCCTGAGCTGACCAGCCAGGGGAAGGGGTCCCTAGGCTCCAGCCCCTTCCTCCCCTGGGCCTGAGCCTTACCTGTAGGGGCAGACCACCCCAGCTGACTCCAGGGTGGTACCTGTCGGCAGATTGGCCAGGTTGTCCCGCCGCCCAGGCACCAGGTAGCCCCAGCCATGACGCTCTGAGTAGTGCAGAGGGAAGCCATCCCAGGTCAGTGCCATGAGTTTAGGTGTGACCcgcatctgcaggctgaggaggctGGGGCCCGGGGTCCATGCAGGGTCGTCTAGCCGGGGGCAGAGCTTCCGGTACCATCTATGTCCCAGCAGGAAGACAGCAGTGTCACAATGGTAAGGGCAGTTGTTGGGGGGAAGGTTCTCTCTCTCACAGTGTCCCCACCCACCCTCCAAAGCCCTGGGGCTTTCTGGTGACCCCAGCCTACAGCCACCATCCCCTCCTCTGGGATGCTTTAGCCAGGACCCCCACGTAATCCTCTAGCAGAATATTTCAAAAGCGAAGACACTAAGTCAGTCCCACTGGACTAGTCAGAAGCTAGGACACAAAAGCATACCCTGGCCCAGGGCAGGGCTCCTTCCCAAGCTCCATTTCATCCAGGGTAACTGACCAGAGGAGGGAGCAgatctgccctccccacccctctaGAGAAACGCCAGTCTTTCTGGGTGCTCTCTTGCAGGCTGTTCATCAGAGTTCAGCCCAGGGTGAGACTAGCAAGGCGCTCAGGACACTTGCTCTCAGGGTCATGCAAGTGCAAAGCTGGCACCCTGCTGCTCACCCTGGCTGCCCTTTTTCTCATCTCTGCCACCCTATGAGGCTCAAAGGAAGGGGCACCTTCTCAAGGAAGCCTTCTTGATTTATTTCCCCAGGCAGAGTCAGAACTACCTATGGACACTAGCTGCACTGGCTGGTCTACGTGCCTGGCTCCTCCTAGGAAAAAGAACTACTGGAAAGGAGGAGCTATGCTCCAGTGTGTACACCCAGTGGCTGCCACGGGCCATTGCACAGCAGGTGCTCACAACACTGTGCTGAATGAGTCCAGTAAGCTGGTCCAGAGTGAGCAAATGAGAATAGGACTGGAAGACTGTGTGACTGAATGGCAGCAGGTCAataagtatacatgtgcatgATGCCTCTGTGCCAGAACCCAGACCAGGGCTGTCCTGAGAATGGTGCAAGGGTAGACTCTAGATACACCGCTAGGGGTGGGCAGGGCTCACCCAGGGTGTCCAGGAAGGTGCTGGGGCCGCTTGGGCAGGAGCTCTGTGGTCTCCTTCAGCTTCTGCAAGCAGGCGCGGGCCATGACATCTTGTTGAAACTCCTCCTCCTCACTGCGGGGGCCGAGGTCTGTGAGGGTGGGGGAAGACAATCAGGAGCAGGAGAAGGAACTCTCAATAAGATCTGCTCCCACCTGCTCATCCCCAGAAGGCTGGAGCAACCCTTTCGAAGGACCCCTCAATCACAAGACCTTCCCAGAAACAACCCCTACCCTACCCTACCTCCCGCCCATGCTCCCCACCTTCCTGATCCATGGGATCACCAGGGGCCCCAGCCCCCTCGATGGGCAACTTGCTGGCTGTGGCTGGTTCCTTCTTCACCTTCTTAGCTTTCTTCTGCTTAAATTCTTGCAGGTCCCACTCCAGGTCCCAGAGCCAGGGGTCTTCTTTGTACCTACAGAGCCACTCCACTAGGGCAGGGCTAAGGCTAAGCCGAAGGCTAGGCCGCCCACCTGCCAGTCCCCTGCCTAAATCCCGCCCACCCAAGGCCTGGCTACCTCTCTCCTGAGAGCAGCTGGCAGGCGTCATTGGCCAGATCCATCAACGACTTCTTCATCTCCCGCTGGAGCTCCTCATAAGTGCCCTGTGCCTCTGACAGGTAACGCTCCCAGTTCTGGTTGACAGGCAGGTAGGAGACACCCATCTCCAGCATGCCGGCCAGAGTCACTGGGTGGGGACACCTTGGAGGCAAACACCAGGAGCTGCCATAAATGACCACAGGAGGCAAGACTGGCCCAATCCCTGAGCTGGTTTAGCAAGCCTCAACCCAGCCACTGACATGGCACAGCTCAAAAGTCAGAGACAAGGCattaaatcccagctctactgTTACTCATCCCTGGGTAAGTAACCCCATCTCTCACAGCCTCAGttctttcatctataaaatgggaacaatatcATCCCATCCTCAGGAGTAATGTGGGAAATATAGATGGCAAAAGTGAAAATGGCTGCCACACGTGGAGTAatgactctgtgccaggcactgtgctaataaTCCCATACATGAAAAACATCATGCCTGAACCTCACAACTTGGGTGGTAAAATACAGTTGACCTTTAAACAACACATGTCTGGATCGTGCAAGTTCacttacacatttattttcttcagccTTAGCCACCCGAGACAGCAAGCCCAACCCCCGCCCTCAGCCTACCCAACGTGAAGGATAGagatctttatgatgatccacttccacctaatgaatagtaaacatattttctcctcatgattttcttaatacattttcttttatctagcttactttaagaatacagtatataatacatataacataaaaaatatgtatcatgTTATCAGTATAGCTTCTAACCAACAgtaagctattagtagttaagctctgagggagtcaaaagttatacccaaattttcctcccttcttttttctttcaatatcttTGGTACAAATATACCTGAATTTTCAGCTATACAAGGGTCACTTCATAAGACAGACTCATTAATAAACATAACCATGATGTACGCGAAGCCCTTGGCTAAGGATCTAGTTCAGAGAAGGTGCATAGTAAACCAGGACCATGCACATGAAACACAAGCACAACTCCATGGCCCTCCCCTCCAGGGCCTCTGTCAAATCCAGAGTCCAGGGCCCAGATGGACACCACTGGACAGAAGGGCTCCATTCTTTCAGCCTAGAAAAGCTAAGGTCCCCAACCTGAGATAGAACCAGCGCCACCTGATTACAGTGGGCCCGGGTACCAGGAACGCACTGACCCCCAGAGATTCCCACATGGGCTCCCCCTCACCTCTCCAAGAAGAGCGGTAGCTGCTGCTGGAAAACCTCATGGGTGGCCCACACGTCCTGGGCACAGTACTGCATCAGGTCCTGGCACAAGGTGACAGGAAGGCGCAAGGTGGGCAACCATCCCATTACCACCACCAGGTCTCAGGGTCAGGCCTGGCAGCTGTATCTCCCCCAAGTGCAGCTAGGGGTGTGCCACAGCCCATCTCCCCAGAGCCCCCTCCAGCACCATACCTGGAAGTTCTCACGAATGTCCTTCATGGTGCCCTTCACAAACAGTTCTCGAGGCTCCTTCTCTAAGGGAGGCCCCCCTACATAAAGTCTGTGCACCTCTGCCAGATTGTTGACACTGCTGATGTCCAGCCAGTCCCAGGATGAGACCTGGGGAACCAGAGCAAGGGACACGGCAGATCAGCCTGGCCTCGGGCCAGACGGGCTGGTGAGGGGTGCTCCCAAGCACTATGCTCCTGCCCACCGGCAGTGTACTCTCACCGCTGGGCCTCTTCTGGCTTTCCTCTGGGACTTCTGGACTTGCTTTGTGGGGGGCTGGACCTTGTGCTTGCCCTGCTTGGCTGCTATCCACAGACTGCGCTGGAAGCTGCTTAGCCCTGAGATGGCCATGTGCATGCTCATGGTGTCCAGGAAACGCATGCGGGAaccctgaggaggaggaggaggaaagggaagggaaggagggaggccgCAACTGTGGGGTCAGCCCACCACTGCTTAGTGGTGTGGACCTCCAGCCCCACCTCAGCTCCTCAAACAGCCTCCCCTCCCAGCACACAGCCTTCAACACAAAATACAGAATCTTCATGCTTATTCATGCTTGCCCCATCACCTGTAAGGGGCCTGCCTTCCCAAATCCTAGTCACCCTTTAAGATGCAGGCCTGGCTCAATCCCAATGTGCAAGTCCTCCTCAGCTTCCAGCAATAGGTCTGAGCAACGTAGATACAGAGTGGCCAAAATAAAGCCTTCAGGGCTATCTGGTCTGGCCCCAACCCTGCCACTCAAAAGCTTTGTGGCCCTGAGCATGTCAACAAGGCTGTCTGAGCCTCAGCACCCTCAGCTATAGGGTAAGGTTGCTCTCCCCTGCCTGGCATATCTTCTAGGCTGTTGTGAAGATTCAGTGAAAAAATACTTTTCATAAAATTAAGAATTGCCACTACTATACACCAGGCAGAGTACTGAGTGTTTGACATGCAGGCATTGTTCCAACCCTCCTATTAATCCTATGAGATTTCTGTTATGTCTGCctttttataaaaaaggaaactaaGACTTAGAGATGTTAAGGAGCTCACAGTAGTCATCGGTGGTTAAGGCAGGAAGTGAGCCCAGGCTGTGGCTCAAAACCTTCAAGACCCATGCTAAGCTCTAAGATGCCACAGAGACAAAGGCCATTATTACTTTGTGACAACTTAGGTCCTATACCAGGCTTTCCTGGGGACATAAAACAGCTAGACACAGAGACCAAAGGCACAGCTGGTCAACAGATGGGCCT
This window encodes:
- the POLG gene encoding DNA polymerase subunit gamma-1 isoform X3; amino-acid sequence: MSRLLWRKVAGATVGPGPVPAPGRWVSSSVPASDPSDEQRRRRQQQQQQQQQQQPQVPSSEGGQLRHNPLHIQMLSRGLHEQIFGQGGEMPGEAAVRRSVEHLQKHGLWGQPAAPLPDVELRLPPLYGDNLDQHFRLLAQKQSLPYLEAANLLLQAQLPPKPPAWAWAEGWTRYGPEGEAVPVAIPEERALVFDVEVCLAEGICPTLAVAISPSAWYSWCSRRLVEERYSWTSQLSPADLIPLEVPAGASSPTQRDWQEQLVVGHNVSFDRAHIREQYLIQGSRMRFLDTMSMHMAISGLSSFQRSLWIAAKQGKHKVQPPTKQVQKSQRKARRGPAVSSWDWLDISSVNNLAEVHRLYVGGPPLEKEPRELFVKGTMKDIRENFQDLMQYCAQDVWATHEVFQQQLPLFLERCPHPVTLAGMLEMGVSYLPVNQNWERYLSEAQGTYEELQREMKKSLMDLANDACQLLSGERYKEDPWLWDLEWDLQEFKQKKAKKVKKEPATASKLPIEGAGAPGDPMDQEDLGPRSEEEEFQQDVMARACLQKLKETTELLPKRPQHLPGHPGWYRKLCPRLDDPAWTPGPSLLSLQMRVTPKLMALTWDGFPLHYSERHGWGYLVPGRRDNLANLPTGTTLESAGVVCPYRAIESLYRKHCLEQGKQQLIPQEAGLAEEFLLTDNSAIWQTVEELDYLEVEAEAKMENLRAPVPGQPLALTARGGPKDTQPSYHHGNGPYNDVDIPGCWFFKLPHKDGNSCNVGSPFAKDFLPKMEDGTLQAGPGGASGPRALEINKMISFWRNAHKRISSQMVVWLPRSALPRAVIRHPDYDEEGLYGAILPQVVTAGTITRRAVEPTWLTASNARPDRVGSELKAMVQAPPGYTLVGADVDSQELWIAAVLGDAHFAGMHGCTAFGWMTLQGRKSRGTDLHSKTATTVGISREHAKIFNYGRIYGAGQPFAERLLMQFNHRLTQQEAAEKAQQMYAATKGLRWYRLSDEGEWLVRELHLPVDRTEGGWISLQDLRKVQRETARNLPSVSGPLGHSGGSGR